The DNA segment TGTGAGGCCTTTGAGGTTCTGCTTGGGTTTATGGAGAAAGAGACGATCTTGCAGAGAGTAGGGTATGATACTGTGTTGTGTTGTCTTTCGAGTAACTCAATGGCTAAAGAGACTGCTATGTTCTTGAGGAAGACAGGTTATGTGCCGGATAGCTTAACGTTTAATGCTGCAATGAGTTGTCTTTTGAAAGGGTTTGATCTTGTTGACACGTGTGGGATTTTCGACTGTTTTGTAAAGAGAGGGGTTAAGCCAGGGTTCAACGGTTATCTTGCGGTGGTTCAGGCTCTGTTGAACGCTCATAGGTTCTCTGAAGGTGAACTCTATCTGAAACAGATGGGTGTTCACGGGCTTATATCAAGTGTATATGATTATAACGCGGTGATAGACTCTCTCTGCAAGGCTAGACGTACAGAGCGTGCGGCTATGTACTTAACAGAGATGCAGGGTAGAGGTATTTCTCCGAGTCTCGTAACTTTCAACACTCTTCTCAGCGGGTATAGCTCAAGGGGAGATGTGAAGAAGGTTCGGGAAGTGGTGGAGAAGCTTCTGGACCATGGTTGCAGACCAGACGTGATCACTTTCAGTTCGGTTATAAACTGTCTTTGTCGTGCCAAGGAGATAAAAGATGCGTTTGAGTGTTTCAAGGAGATGTTGGAATGGGGGATTGAGCCGAACGAGATCACGTACAATATCTTAATTCGTGCGTCTTGCTCCGTGGGGGATATTGGTAGATCAGTGAAGCTGTTTGCGGAGATGAAGGAGAAGGGGTTGAGTCCAGATGTTTATGCGTACAATGCGGTTATTCAGAGTTTTTGTAGGATGAGGAAGGTGAAGAAAGGTGAGGAGTTGTTTGAAACGATGTTGAGGGTTGGTTTGAAACCAGATAACTATACGTATAGTTGTCTTATTAAAGCGCTAAGTGAATGTGGTAGAGAGAGTGAAGCAAGAGAGGTGTTTAGTTTGATGGAGAGGCATGGGTGTGTACCGGATTCGTATACTAAGCGTGTTGTTGAAGAACTTGGCCTGAGAATGAGTGGACTGGAGAGAGAAACAGTGTCAGCCTCGTAGAAAAATCTGTCCTCGGTGAATGATTTCAAGTATTACAATGAAAGGCCAAGGGACCACAATGGTTAGCTGATCCGGAGAACTGGTCTGTTTAATCTCTCTATTATTAGAGGGGGTTCGTCTGGCTTCGTTTCAGGTTGAAAGGTCTTGGAAGGAACTGAATCTCAGCCACAATCCTGCTTCTTTGGCGCAGACACGAGAGAAACAGAGCATGAGTGGAGGAGAAAGCATAACAGTATGTTAGATTGATCAATGGGAGTGGCGGTTAGTACATGACAGCTAGCTCAATGCAAAAGATGTTTGTATTTCTTACACTTGGATGGATAATGTATTCACCCCCAAATGTACCATTACAGTGTAAAATTATAGAAAGCAATGTTCAAGTGCCTGACTCCTGACCATTCATGTATTACATGCTCTTGTGTGTTAAGCTGCCGCTGCTCTTGCTTGACTAACATTTGCTTCTTTGTAACAAGCTATGATATTTTGATTAATACCCTGTTCGTTTATCAAACGCCGCATTTGTCTCTTTTTAGCTCTGTATTTCCGTTGCTTTAAAAACAAGATTGCAGAGAAACCATTGAGCCGATGTTAATTATAAGAGACGCAGCGTTAGATTTCGGATGTTAATTGATCACTAAAAATTCTAGCGGCAATTACGACTCACGGCGGCAACAATTTTTACGGTTACGGCTAGATTCAGCGTCTATTGCAGTTGACGCTAGATTCTTGAGGATGAAGTAATCGGAGCCGTTGACTCTAGATTCAGCATCTATCAAAAGAACATGACTTAAGTAGTTCCATTTTGTGCAAGATTGTACATCTTCATCATTGTAATGTCATTAGTTTTCTAGTACAATagtataaaagtataaaactgCTGCCTCATGTTCATGGGCTTGGACTACTGAGTTAGGCCTAATGGTTTTTCTTTTACACGTATTCTTAGTTAGCATAATAGTATGTATGTATTCTTGT comes from the Brassica rapa cultivar Chiifu-401-42 chromosome A01, CAAS_Brap_v3.01, whole genome shotgun sequence genome and includes:
- the LOC103839464 gene encoding putative pentatricopeptide repeat-containing protein At3g16890, mitochondrial, with the protein product MRGGFASSSSRAAAAAAAAKPSETLNPKPLFPSGKPTNPIDQRHISQIIRRKDWFLILNQSLTSHRINLNPRFIISLLQNQDNPLHSLRVYLWVSNTNPVYSKDQSLKTVLGNALFRKGPLLLSKELLKEVRDSGFRISDELMCVLIGSWGKLGLAKYCNDVFAEISLLGMKPSTRLYNAVIDALVKSNSLDLAYLKFHQMRGDGCEPDRFTYNILVHGVCKKGVVDEAVRLVKQMEKEGNYRANVFTYTILIDGFLRVGRVDEALKQFETMQARKMSPNEATVRTLVHGVFRCLPKCEAFEVLLGFMEKETILQRVGYDTVLCCLSSNSMAKETAMFLRKTGYVPDSLTFNAAMSCLLKGFDLVDTCGIFDCFVKRGVKPGFNGYLAVVQALLNAHRFSEGELYLKQMGVHGLISSVYDYNAVIDSLCKARRTERAAMYLTEMQGRGISPSLVTFNTLLSGYSSRGDVKKVREVVEKLLDHGCRPDVITFSSVINCLCRAKEIKDAFECFKEMLEWGIEPNEITYNILIRASCSVGDIGRSVKLFAEMKEKGLSPDVYAYNAVIQSFCRMRKVKKGEELFETMLRVGLKPDNYTYSCLIKALSECGRESEAREVFSLMERHGCVPDSYTKRVVEELGLRMSGLERETVSAS